Proteins encoded within one genomic window of Nitrospirota bacterium:
- a CDS encoding FAD-dependent oxidoreductase: MKKITIKANISGKRTPSRILEEEIQDAVKGGARNLHIIADGQHGIGGRIWPTGDTVKITVEGPVGQRLGSMGMFGTEILVKGGASDDIGWINCGAEITVLGDVTNGAHNACAQGKLYVQGGGGARCDTMTKHNPRFDPPESWYFRDVGDTFAEFKAGGISVICGVEPRNARNILGYRPCVGMVGGVVYFHGPIDDSYSKSDVKLLDLTDQDWEWLTGNMKPYLKAIDRSDHYKELTSSRKEWRKFIPFTAQEKAKKGKLKMSVSDFRNKVWDDGVGKGGLFAEYITHPVTILPYITTGDERRYKPLWNNMKYSPPCEFSCPSNIPTQRRAHFIREGKLKEAMELVMEYSPLPATVCGEICPNLCMGSCTRARLDSPVSIKELGKASIGARAPKPKAKTGKKIAVIGGGPGGLSAAWQLRLKGHDVEIFEAENKLGGKLEYCIPRERLPQKVLKKELEKITEIGIKSNLGVAIDKKKFMELYKNHDAVIVACGAHKPRKLNVPGIEDMVTAYDFLKGINLGNLPDLNNKKVVIIGAGNVGMDVAAQAYQCGAKEVTAVDVQKPAAFGEELNIAESLGTRISWPKFTDKYVKKERNIYFKDGSSLEADLVIVSIGDMPETGFLPPSVQTDKNGWVEADEAGYTSDPKIFAIGDVTSLGLVTHAIGHGKKAAEAVHALISGLSYNRLLPRPVVPYEKIKAAYYDLCKGEPFTTKTEAARCMSCAACRDCHMCEATCYYGAISRKDLGKGFYEYVVDSALCIGCGFCAGICPCGVWEMKENN; encoded by the coding sequence ATGAAAAAGATAACTATCAAGGCAAACATAAGCGGCAAGAGAACCCCTTCGAGGATACTTGAGGAAGAGATACAGGATGCCGTAAAAGGCGGCGCCAGAAACCTCCACATAATCGCTGACGGCCAGCATGGCATCGGCGGCCGCATCTGGCCGACAGGGGATACCGTTAAGATAACTGTTGAGGGCCCGGTCGGGCAACGGCTCGGCAGCATGGGGATGTTCGGCACCGAGATCCTCGTCAAGGGCGGAGCCTCTGATGACATAGGCTGGATAAACTGCGGGGCAGAGATAACAGTTCTGGGTGATGTCACAAACGGGGCTCATAACGCCTGTGCCCAGGGCAAACTCTATGTTCAGGGCGGCGGGGGCGCGCGCTGCGACACAATGACAAAACACAACCCGAGGTTTGACCCTCCTGAGTCATGGTACTTCAGGGATGTGGGAGATACCTTTGCAGAGTTCAAGGCAGGCGGAATATCTGTCATATGCGGCGTGGAGCCCAGAAACGCGAGGAACATACTCGGCTACAGGCCCTGCGTCGGAATGGTCGGAGGAGTCGTATACTTCCACGGCCCGATCGACGACAGCTACAGCAAGTCTGATGTAAAACTTCTTGACCTCACAGATCAGGACTGGGAATGGCTGACCGGAAACATGAAGCCTTATCTCAAGGCCATCGACAGGAGCGATCATTATAAAGAGCTTACCAGTTCGAGAAAAGAGTGGAGAAAGTTCATACCTTTCACAGCGCAGGAGAAGGCAAAAAAAGGAAAACTGAAGATGTCTGTTTCAGATTTCCGTAATAAGGTCTGGGACGACGGAGTCGGCAAAGGCGGGTTATTTGCGGAATATATCACTCATCCTGTGACCATTCTCCCTTACATCACAACAGGGGATGAAAGGCGTTATAAGCCATTATGGAACAATATGAAATATTCGCCGCCCTGCGAATTCAGCTGCCCGAGCAACATTCCGACACAAAGGCGCGCGCACTTCATAAGAGAAGGAAAGCTCAAAGAGGCCATGGAGCTTGTCATGGAGTACAGCCCGCTGCCTGCAACCGTATGCGGCGAGATATGCCCGAACCTCTGCATGGGTTCATGCACAAGGGCGAGGCTTGATTCACCTGTGAGTATCAAAGAGCTGGGGAAGGCGAGCATCGGCGCCAGGGCTCCGAAGCCTAAAGCCAAGACCGGCAAAAAGATAGCTGTTATCGGCGGCGGCCCGGGCGGCCTGTCTGCGGCATGGCAGTTAAGGCTTAAAGGGCACGATGTGGAGATATTTGAGGCGGAAAACAAGTTGGGCGGAAAGCTTGAATACTGCATACCAAGAGAAAGGCTTCCGCAGAAGGTTCTAAAGAAAGAGCTTGAGAAGATCACCGAGATAGGCATCAAGTCAAACCTCGGAGTGGCCATAGACAAGAAAAAATTCATGGAGCTGTACAAGAACCATGATGCTGTCATTGTAGCCTGCGGCGCGCATAAACCGAGAAAGCTCAATGTCCCGGGCATTGAAGATATGGTAACGGCATATGATTTCCTGAAGGGAATAAATCTTGGGAACCTGCCTGACTTGAATAATAAGAAAGTGGTCATTATCGGTGCAGGCAATGTCGGCATGGATGTGGCTGCCCAGGCCTATCAATGCGGGGCAAAAGAGGTGACCGCTGTTGACGTTCAGAAGCCTGCGGCATTCGGTGAGGAGCTGAATATAGCAGAGTCTTTAGGCACCAGGATATCATGGCCGAAGTTCACTGATAAGTATGTCAAGAAAGAGAGAAATATATATTTCAAGGATGGTTCAAGCCTTGAGGCTGACCTTGTGATAGTTTCGATAGGCGATATGCCTGAGACAGGTTTTCTGCCGCCAAGCGTCCAGACTGATAAGAACGGGTGGGTAGAGGCTGACGAGGCAGGCTATACGTCAGATCCCAAGATATTTGCGATAGGCGACGTAACGAGCCTCGGGCTTGTCACGCACGCGATCGGACACGGCAAAAAGGCAGCCGAAGCTGTGCATGCCCTGATCTCCGGGCTGTCCTATAACAGGCTTCTGCCGAGGCCGGTTGTTCCCTATGAAAAGATAAAGGCGGCATATTATGACTTATGCAAGGGTGAACCTTTTACTACGAAGACCGAAGCTGCACGCTGCATGTCCTGCGCGGCATGCAGGGATTGCCATATGTGCGAAGCGACCTGCTATTACGGCGCTATCAGCAGAAAAGATTTAGGTAAAGGCTTCTATGAATACGTGGTTGACAGTGCCCTCTGCATAGGCTGCGGCTTCTGCGCAGGCATATGCCCATGCGGCGTGTGGGAGATGAAAGAGAATAATTAA
- a CDS encoding TIR domain-containing protein, which translates to MSLYGISRKVFISFHQKDRGEVDDFIKRWANREGVFIPKALGASDNDDFVNSTNPEYVMSRIREKYLGDSTVSIILIGKCTHSRRYMDWEIKTSLRQGDYTPNGLIGILLPSCGTSAHLPQRFKDNWEREESSCYARYRAYPTAASQLADWIEDAYYARTTRAHLIQNTSDMMKYNSKCLMCGVTH; encoded by the coding sequence ATGTCTCTTTATGGTATAAGTAGGAAGGTATTTATTTCTTTCCATCAGAAAGATCGTGGCGAAGTCGATGATTTTATTAAAAGATGGGCTAATAGAGAAGGTGTTTTTATTCCTAAAGCTCTTGGAGCTTCCGACAATGATGATTTTGTCAATAGCACTAATCCCGAATATGTCATGTCAAGAATTCGGGAGAAGTATTTGGGCGATTCTACGGTTTCAATTATTTTAATTGGTAAGTGTACACATAGTCGGAGATATATGGACTGGGAGATAAAAACAAGCCTACGTCAGGGTGACTATACACCAAACGGTTTGATAGGGATACTCTTACCAAGTTGTGGCACAAGTGCTCATCTGCCCCAAAGATTTAAGGACAATTGGGAACGCGAGGAATCTAGTTGTTATGCACGATACAGAGCATATCCAACAGCTGCCAGTCAACTTGCTGATTGGATTGAAGACGCTTATTACGCGAGGACAACCCGTGCTCATTTGATTCAGAATACTTCAGATATGATGAAATATAACAGCAAATGTCTCATGTGCGGGGTCACTCATTAA
- a CDS encoding VanZ family protein, whose protein sequence is MMRAIKDKAYLKKTAVFFILAFLTVFIADYIGLYEETGPELLANNDFKEGFAGWKRTGPDGLIVLEDLMTVKLYAAAPQNNLNLFQSIKEPERFRLLKLSGDIKTEAVSAGVREWYRAGLVLAHYDDKGIWISAPHVVAALKGDNPWKRYEMIFKVKPEAEEVRVVAQLIKVTGSMRVKNLSLREAVEKPVYKYWQFIYILWFIFLAWLVLPLVVECNGIMLKGAVIFTVAVILFGALAPAASKLQFQEDAAATIKKVTSQKSPEIKFSAKAAASEKLKMTKRWILADKSGHFILFSIFALSLAAGFPRERYMMLLIAAVMFAGTTELMQYFVNDRTPQVSDWLIDLGGAASGFIIFAAAGKKISPAAGHTMPQETVD, encoded by the coding sequence ATGATGAGAGCTATAAAAGATAAAGCGTATCTCAAAAAAACAGCTGTTTTTTTCATTCTCGCTTTTTTAACGGTCTTTATTGCGGACTATATCGGCCTATATGAGGAGACAGGGCCGGAACTGCTTGCCAATAATGACTTCAAAGAAGGTTTTGCCGGCTGGAAACGGACGGGGCCTGATGGTTTGATCGTGCTTGAAGATCTCATGACAGTAAAATTGTATGCGGCAGCCCCGCAGAATAATCTGAATCTTTTTCAGAGCATTAAAGAACCGGAACGTTTCAGGCTGCTTAAACTTTCAGGTGATATAAAGACAGAAGCGGTCAGTGCAGGCGTCAGGGAATGGTACAGGGCCGGGCTGGTTCTTGCACATTATGATGACAAGGGGATATGGATCTCCGCTCCGCATGTTGTCGCAGCGCTAAAAGGCGACAACCCCTGGAAGAGATATGAGATGATCTTCAAGGTAAAACCTGAAGCTGAAGAGGTAAGGGTTGTCGCGCAACTCATCAAAGTTACAGGGTCAATGCGGGTCAAAAACCTGAGCCTCAGAGAGGCGGTTGAGAAACCGGTCTACAAATACTGGCAGTTCATCTATATACTTTGGTTTATTTTTCTTGCATGGCTGGTGTTGCCGCTTGTTGTTGAATGTAACGGCATAATGCTGAAAGGGGCGGTCATATTCACAGTTGCGGTAATTCTCTTCGGCGCTTTGGCCCCTGCAGCCAGCAAGCTGCAGTTTCAGGAGGATGCGGCAGCTACCATAAAAAAAGTAACCAGCCAGAAATCACCTGAAATCAAATTTAGCGCCAAGGCCGCCGCAAGTGAAAAACTGAAGATGACCAAACGATGGATCCTGGCAGACAAGAGCGGCCACTTTATTCTCTTCTCTATTTTTGCCTTAAGCCTTGCGGCAGGTTTCCCGCGGGAAAGGTACATGATGCTGCTAATAGCTGCTGTTATGTTTGCAGGGACTACGGAGCTGATGCAGTATTTTGTCAATGACCGCACACCTCAGGTCAGCGACTGGCTTATCGACCTTGGCGGGGCGGCATCGGGTTTTATTATTTTTGCAGCGGCCGGAAAAAAAATATCTCCTGCAGCAGGGCATACCATGCCGCAGGAGACGGTTGATTAA
- a CDS encoding SDR family NAD(P)-dependent oxidoreductase: MDKISLVTGGSSGLGFEIARCLCESGQNVCIVAKDEGKLNTAIDKLKEICKQSIILACRSNVSHEDDVNRLFQFISTNNFLPDMVFNVAGIGLFGNPEAATREMINKVFEANLIGTILVSTYALRAMQATGGIIVNIMSTAAQIGKAQESVYCAAKWGARGYTESLQAATKGTSVKVIAVYPGGMNTPFWNEGCGLSPDLSKFMSPIDVAKIIVDTVTKKDSIVVTGMIIQRSG; the protein is encoded by the coding sequence AAAATATCTTTAGTGACCGGCGGATCCTCCGGACTTGGTTTTGAAATAGCCCGTTGTTTGTGTGAATCGGGGCAAAACGTGTGCATTGTTGCTAAAGACGAAGGCAAACTCAATACCGCAATCGACAAACTTAAAGAGATATGTAAGCAGTCCATTATCTTGGCCTGTCGCTCGAATGTCAGCCATGAAGACGATGTTAATCGTCTATTCCAATTTATCAGTACTAATAACTTTCTGCCTGATATGGTATTCAACGTGGCAGGGATTGGTCTCTTTGGAAATCCCGAGGCTGCCACAAGAGAAATGATCAATAAGGTTTTCGAAGCAAATCTCATTGGCACGATCCTTGTTTCAACCTATGCTTTAAGAGCTATGCAAGCCACCGGCGGCATCATTGTAAATATTATGTCAACCGCAGCCCAAATCGGCAAAGCGCAGGAGTCAGTTTATTGCGCAGCGAAATGGGGAGCGCGAGGCTACACGGAGTCACTCCAAGCTGCAACAAAAGGGACATCAGTTAAAGTAATCGCCGTTTATCCAGGCGGCATGAATACACCCTTCTGGAATGAAGGATGTGGATTGTCTCCGGATTTATCAAAATTTATGAGCCCCATTGACGTGGCAAAAATAATTGTTGATACAGTCACAAAAAAAGATTCCATTGTAGTTACTGGAATGATTATTCAGAGAAGCGGTTAA
- a CDS encoding glutamate synthase, protein MCRLAALTSAKYFSPIENVIALETMKEGHDGSGMGLILKDLGGDFKDLKNYPILSGICSKNGLSALDSYMDKLGFRLKHEWSPKIKPVKGIERRDYYFSRAYDYPDEYKGRSLSEREGLLLNTRVALRKMGGADESIIVFAFYPDIIALKEVGDPMQLGEFFGLDNSSLKAKIIFAQGRQNTNYAIDLYACHPFFIQGYGTMTNGENTAFIPIKEFLQGRGMPGYIGYNSDSEVFAHILHYSCRHLGYPLTYYKDIITPLKAEEIATRKDSEVARLLKMSLRPLCIDGPNCVIGFTPDGTTFMVQDAKKLRPGIVGGIKGKFGLMSEECGLDSAISKRDRSLDVFPMKYDMVIIEPDAKGVKVWNQLQGWTTIIS, encoded by the coding sequence ATGTGCAGATTAGCCGCGTTAACTTCAGCTAAATACTTCTCCCCGATAGAGAACGTTATCGCCCTTGAAACGATGAAAGAGGGGCATGACGGCTCAGGAATGGGCCTTATCCTCAAGGACCTCGGCGGCGATTTCAAAGACCTCAAGAACTATCCGATCCTCTCCGGCATCTGTTCAAAGAACGGCCTGAGCGCGCTTGACAGCTATATGGACAAGCTGGGCTTCCGTCTTAAACATGAATGGTCGCCAAAGATCAAACCAGTCAAAGGGATCGAGAGGAGAGACTACTACTTTTCCAGGGCATATGATTACCCGGATGAATATAAAGGCAGATCGTTATCAGAAAGGGAAGGCCTGCTCTTAAATACAAGGGTGGCGCTCAGAAAGATGGGCGGAGCTGACGAATCCATAATCGTCTTTGCCTTCTATCCGGACATAATCGCCCTGAAAGAGGTCGGCGACCCGATGCAGCTTGGGGAGTTCTTCGGTCTTGACAACTCATCTCTGAAGGCAAAGATCATCTTTGCGCAGGGAAGGCAGAACACCAATTACGCCATTGACCTGTACGCATGCCACCCCTTCTTCATCCAGGGATACGGCACAATGACAAACGGCGAGAATACGGCATTTATCCCTATCAAAGAGTTCCTTCAGGGAAGAGGGATGCCGGGTTATATAGGCTATAACAGTGACAGCGAGGTATTTGCTCATATTCTTCATTACAGCTGCAGGCATCTGGGTTACCCGCTTACATATTACAAAGATATAATAACGCCTCTCAAGGCAGAGGAGATAGCAACGAGAAAAGACAGCGAGGTCGCGAGGCTTCTCAAGATGTCCTTGAGGCCGCTATGCATTGACGGCCCTAACTGCGTTATCGGTTTTACGCCGGACGGCACCACATTCATGGTGCAGGACGCAAAGAAGTTGAGGCCCGGCATTGTAGGCGGCATCAAAGGAAAGTTCGGCCTCATGTCAGAAGAGTGCGGGCTTGACAGCGCAATATCAAAAAGAGACAGGTCGCTGGATGTATTTCCAATGAAATACGATATGGTGATAATCGAGCCTGACGCAAAAGGAGTGAAGGTATGGAACCAGCTTCAAGGTTGGACAACAATCATAAGCTGA
- a CDS encoding 4Fe-4S binding protein — translation MEPASRLDNNHKLTLKDFPYVVRWRDDRCTRCGRCTAVCPMLSIEPSVVVKRSVHSDGPIPNPKSARQTVTVIKQSTDVDRYCTGCATCSLVCPNEAIEPEFNPQHKFAFHKNRGGHPYRRGGRRNDPLVSTLDRLKFTRISMLTDPALDAGRHEFRIRTYLGRILPPEQLPIKMVNGNLRLDKKTDTFIPPVREIYPIMIGSMSIGALSPNMWEGLAMGITYLNEVEGMPVVMCSGEGGMPARLLRSRFLKYFIPQIASGYFGWDEIVRALPHMIEDPCAIEIKYGQGAKPGDGGLLMAHKVLKLISEIRGVPMGVDLPSPPTHQTKYSIEEAVAKMIQSMSMAWGFRVPVYPKISATQTSKAVLNNLVRNPFAAALSLDGEDGGTGAAYDVSMNSMGHPIASNLRECYLDLVKQGKQNEIPLIASGGVGKKGNLAANAAALFMLGASAVSIGKYIMQAAAECLGDEQNRCNVCNLGRCPRGITTQDPKLYRRLDPDKVAERVVEVFKSIDIELKKILAPMGRSTELPIGMSDGLSADDPAIAERLKINYAC, via the coding sequence ATGGAACCAGCTTCAAGGTTGGACAACAATCATAAGCTGACGCTGAAAGATTTTCCATATGTCGTCCGCTGGAGAGATGACAGGTGCACGAGGTGCGGAAGATGCACCGCCGTATGCCCCATGTTGTCCATCGAGCCTTCGGTCGTTGTAAAGAGAAGCGTTCATTCCGACGGCCCGATACCGAATCCGAAGTCAGCAAGACAGACCGTCACGGTTATTAAACAGTCTACTGACGTTGACCGTTACTGCACAGGCTGCGCCACATGCTCGCTTGTATGCCCTAATGAGGCCATAGAGCCGGAGTTCAACCCTCAGCACAAGTTTGCCTTTCATAAAAACAGGGGCGGCCATCCTTACAGAAGGGGCGGCAGAAGAAATGACCCGCTTGTCTCCACACTTGACCGGCTCAAATTCACAAGGATATCGATGCTCACCGACCCTGCGCTTGACGCCGGGAGGCATGAGTTCAGGATAAGGACATACCTCGGAAGGATACTTCCCCCCGAGCAACTGCCGATAAAGATGGTGAACGGGAACCTCAGATTAGATAAAAAGACCGATACGTTCATACCTCCGGTAAGAGAGATATACCCTATCATGATAGGCAGCATGTCAATAGGCGCGCTCTCCCCGAATATGTGGGAAGGGCTTGCAATGGGAATAACATACCTTAATGAAGTGGAAGGCATGCCTGTTGTCATGTGCTCCGGCGAAGGCGGGATGCCGGCAAGGCTGCTCAGGTCAAGGTTCCTGAAATATTTCATACCGCAGATCGCATCCGGCTACTTCGGCTGGGACGAGATAGTCAGGGCCCTGCCTCATATGATAGAAGACCCGTGCGCGATCGAGATCAAGTACGGACAGGGCGCAAAGCCGGGTGACGGCGGGCTCCTGATGGCGCATAAAGTGCTTAAGCTTATTTCAGAGATACGAGGCGTTCCGATGGGTGTAGACCTTCCGTCCCCTCCAACGCATCAGACAAAATATTCTATTGAAGAAGCTGTCGCGAAGATGATCCAGTCCATGTCCATGGCATGGGGATTCAGGGTTCCGGTCTACCCGAAGATATCGGCAACACAGACGTCAAAGGCGGTTCTCAATAATCTTGTGAGAAACCCGTTTGCTGCAGCGCTTTCACTTGACGGCGAGGACGGCGGAACAGGCGCTGCCTATGATGTGTCCATGAACAGCATGGGGCATCCTATAGCATCAAACCTCAGGGAATGTTATCTCGACCTTGTCAAACAGGGCAAGCAGAATGAGATCCCGCTGATAGCTTCCGGAGGAGTCGGAAAAAAAGGAAACCTTGCCGCGAACGCCGCCGCGCTCTTTATGTTAGGCGCGTCAGCTGTTTCTATAGGAAAATATATTATGCAGGCAGCTGCAGAATGCCTTGGAGATGAACAGAACCGCTGCAACGTCTGCAACCTCGGCAGATGCCCGAGAGGGATAACAACTCAGGATCCGAAGCTGTATAGAAGGCTTGACCCTGACAAGGTTGCCGAGAGGGTAGTTGAGGTATTTAAATCCATTGATATTGAACTCAAAAAGATCCTGGCGCCTATGGGCAGAAGCACAGAGCTGCCTATCGGCATGTCTGACGGCCTGAGCGCGGACGACCCTGCGATAGCAGAGAGATTAAAGATAAATTACGCGTGCTGA
- a CDS encoding sigma 54-interacting transcriptional regulator, protein MYSDTALIARKNEELTAILEVSRVLTTSFDLEKNLSSVMSTLGEMLDLQRGCVFLLDPLSNELRIVAAHGLTKQNIEKGKYKIGEGIVGRVLEQKSPMVISNIGKEPLFLNKTGSRPEKDGISFLCVPIKFKSEPLGVLSVDRIYATEHGNVDDDLRVLNIVASLIAQFIKLRESYKEVEKEKEHLKRELKGKYSIANVIGESDRMQEVFEAVHRVSPSKATVLLRGESGTGKELIAKAIHYMSSRSKGPFIKFNCASIPEGLLESELFGHEKGAFTGAISARSGKFELANGGTIFLDEIGDLPILLQPKILRVLQEREFERVGGQKTIKVDIRIITATSRNLEELVSQDRFREDLYFRLNVIPILLPSLNHRGEDIPLLIDYFLKKFNKENNRSVSFDKNALQVFLEYGWPGNVRELENTIERLVVMSPKDKIFASDLPISLSLQRPKAPRGEMSLTTDLKELEKVNIMDALEKTGWVQAKAARLLGITSRQIGYKMKKLGIEVKG, encoded by the coding sequence ATGTATTCAGATACTGCTCTCATAGCGCGGAAGAATGAAGAGCTCACAGCCATACTTGAGGTGAGCAGGGTATTAACCACATCGTTCGACCTTGAGAAGAACCTCTCTTCTGTAATGTCCACCCTCGGCGAGATGCTTGACCTTCAGCGCGGATGCGTCTTTCTGCTTGACCCTTTATCAAATGAATTGCGCATAGTCGCTGCGCACGGACTTACAAAACAGAATATTGAGAAAGGCAAATATAAAATAGGCGAAGGGATCGTGGGAAGGGTGCTTGAACAGAAGAGCCCGATGGTCATTTCAAACATAGGCAAAGAGCCGCTCTTTCTGAACAAGACAGGCTCAAGGCCTGAGAAGGACGGCATCTCATTTCTCTGCGTGCCGATAAAGTTCAAGAGCGAACCTCTCGGCGTTCTGAGCGTTGACAGGATCTACGCTACAGAGCACGGCAATGTAGATGACGACCTCAGAGTGCTGAATATAGTGGCGTCACTCATCGCACAATTCATCAAGCTCAGAGAGAGCTATAAAGAGGTTGAAAAAGAGAAAGAACACCTTAAGAGAGAGCTTAAAGGCAAATACAGCATAGCCAATGTCATAGGCGAATCAGACAGGATGCAGGAGGTATTTGAGGCTGTTCACCGTGTATCCCCGTCCAAGGCGACCGTACTGCTGAGAGGCGAGAGCGGAACGGGAAAAGAGCTTATCGCCAAAGCTATACATTATATGAGCTCCAGAAGCAAAGGGCCTTTCATCAAGTTCAACTGCGCCTCAATACCTGAGGGGCTTCTTGAATCAGAGCTGTTCGGCCATGAAAAAGGAGCGTTCACAGGCGCGATATCAGCAAGGAGCGGAAAGTTCGAGCTTGCGAACGGCGGCACGATATTCCTTGACGAGATAGGCGACCTGCCGATACTTCTTCAGCCCAAGATACTGCGTGTGCTTCAGGAGAGGGAGTTCGAGCGCGTAGGCGGACAGAAGACGATAAAGGTAGACATCAGGATAATTACCGCGACCAGCAGAAACCTTGAGGAGCTTGTCTCTCAGGACAGGTTCAGGGAAGACCTCTACTTCAGGTTAAATGTTATCCCCATCCTTCTTCCATCGCTTAATCATAGAGGCGAGGACATCCCGCTTCTGATAGATTATTTTTTAAAGAAGTTCAATAAAGAGAACAACAGGTCTGTATCTTTTGATAAGAACGCCCTGCAGGTATTTCTGGAATACGGCTGGCCCGGAAATGTGAGAGAGCTTGAGAACACGATTGAAAGGCTTGTTGTCATGTCGCCAAAAGACAAGATATTCGCGTCAGACCTTCCTATATCATTAAGCCTCCAGCGTCCAAAGGCCCCGAGGGGCGAGATGTCACTGACAACCGATCTGAAGGAGCTTGAGAAGGTGAATATCATGGATGCGCTTGAAAAGACCGGCTGGGTTCAGGCAAAAGCAGCCCGCCTCCTCGGCATCACTTCAAGGCAGATCGGGTATAAGATGAAGAAGTTAGGGATAGAGGTTAAGGGGTAA
- a CDS encoding phosphopentomutase, which yields MKMVLIVLDSLGIGELPDAALYNDVGSNTLKHISEAIGGIDLPNMEALGLGYLGDFKGIKKIATPNGAFGIMAEASAGKDSITGHWEMMGLILKESFPTFPDGFPEEIMSAIKDTIGIETLGNYAASGTEIINDLGEAHMSTGYPIIYTSVDSVFQIAAHEDIIPVDRLYRFCEISRHLLTGVYGVARVIARPFIGEPGNFQRTSRRRDFSLPPPELTLLDSLKDKGIPTIGIGKIGDIFSRRGVGEVIHTTSNEDGIDKTIRAIYNIERGLIFTNLIDFDMLYGHRNDVKGYADALKAFDRRLPEVFNALKEHDILIITADHGCDPTTVSTDHSREYVPLLIYGDNIKKGINVGVRKTFADLGQTIAEIFQLKPLKNGNSFLSSL from the coding sequence ATCAAAATGGTTTTAATAGTACTGGACAGTCTAGGCATCGGCGAACTTCCTGATGCTGCTCTCTACAATGATGTTGGAAGCAACACCTTAAAGCATATTTCAGAAGCAATAGGGGGCATTGATTTGCCCAATATGGAGGCGTTAGGGTTAGGGTATCTTGGCGACTTTAAGGGTATTAAAAAGATTGCAACTCCTAATGGTGCTTTTGGAATTATGGCAGAAGCATCAGCCGGAAAAGATTCTATTACAGGACACTGGGAAATGATGGGGCTGATTCTTAAAGAATCTTTCCCAACATTTCCAGATGGTTTTCCAGAAGAAATAATGAGCGCAATTAAGGACACTATTGGCATTGAAACATTGGGGAATTATGCTGCATCTGGCACAGAAATCATCAATGACCTCGGAGAGGCACACATGTCAACAGGATATCCTATAATTTATACGTCGGTCGATAGTGTTTTCCAGATTGCTGCTCATGAAGATATTATCCCCGTGGATAGGCTTTACAGATTTTGCGAAATCTCTCGCCATCTTTTGACAGGCGTTTATGGTGTAGCCAGAGTAATAGCTCGGCCTTTTATCGGCGAGCCTGGAAATTTTCAGCGTACTTCGAGAAGAAGGGATTTTTCACTTCCTCCTCCTGAACTGACCCTTCTTGACTCATTGAAAGACAAAGGTATTCCTACCATAGGAATCGGAAAAATTGGGGATATCTTTTCAAGGCGGGGAGTAGGAGAGGTAATTCATACAACCAGTAATGAAGACGGTATAGATAAGACCATCAGAGCCATTTACAATATTGAGCGGGGATTAATCTTTACTAATTTGATCGATTTTGACATGCTTTATGGCCATCGAAATGATGTGAAAGGGTATGCTGACGCCTTGAAAGCTTTTGATCGACGGCTCCCTGAAGTTTTCAACGCGCTGAAGGAACACGATATACTGATCATAACCGCAGACCATGGATGCGATCCTACAACAGTTAGTACAGATCATTCTCGTGAATATGTCCCTCTCTTGATTTATGGAGACAATATTAAGAAAGGAATAAATGTTGGAGTGCGTAAGACTTTCGCTGATTTAGGACAGACTATCGCAGAGATATTTCAATTAAAACCTTTGAAAAATGGCAATAGTTTTTTATCAAGTCTTTAA